One window of the Patescibacteria group bacterium genome contains the following:
- a CDS encoding hydrogenase/urease maturation nickel metallochaperone HypA, whose translation MHDLMTAKDICDAVQKKAKENKMKTVSEIVIDLGEMEDHGEIVSEENLRFHLDYLLKGTLAEKAKLVFNKVPGDTIILREIEGE comes from the coding sequence ATGCATGATCTAATGACGGCCAAAGACATCTGCGATGCAGTGCAGAAAAAAGCCAAAGAAAATAAAATGAAAACAGTTTCTGAGATTGTTATCGATCTGGGAGAGATGGAGGATCATGGTGAAATCGTGTCGGAAGAAAATTTGCGGTTTCATCTGGATTATCTTTTAAAAGGAACACTGGCAGAAAAAGCAAAGCTAGTTTTTAATAAAGTTCCCGGCGATACAATAATTCTGCGGGAAATAGAAGGCGAGTAG
- a CDS encoding Ni/Fe hydrogenase subunit alpha — MKRRIKFDHVAKIEGHASLITDLESGEINRARFKTLEGSRFIEGILVGRNYQEAPLITARICGVCPVVHNLGSILAIEDAMKVKVSEKTVVLRKLMMWGQFIQSHSLHLYFLTLPDYFKMQNSLKLLKDFPEETKQALEIRAFGNKLIEVIGGRSIHPMNSAVGGFMKNPDERELTILLKQIDPLLEIGAKITGIFNSLKYPKFSRKTEFISLTNKKEYPIYQGTLTSTIDKAITKEKFIKEVEEEYSNWQRIKKTKLYGKIYMVGALARLNVNRNLLKPKAKALLNASGIEFPSYNTFHNILGQMIETVNGLEECKTLINQYLKMKGSCLVRKYEIKAGTGIGVIEAPRGTLFHVYEIDKLGFLKNVNIITPTAQFVNNLEEDIKAFLPDIHNVSSQASRRKIKMLVRAYDPCMTCATH; from the coding sequence ATGAAAAGACGAATCAAATTTGATCATGTAGCAAAAATTGAAGGACATGCCAGCCTGATCACGGATTTGGAATCCGGCGAGATTAACCGTGCCCGGTTCAAAACGCTGGAAGGCTCCAGATTTATTGAGGGTATTTTGGTTGGTCGGAATTATCAAGAAGCACCTTTAATAACCGCGCGAATTTGTGGTGTTTGCCCCGTTGTGCACAATCTGGGCAGTATATTGGCGATTGAAGATGCGATGAAAGTAAAAGTCAGCGAGAAAACCGTTGTTTTGAGAAAACTGATGATGTGGGGCCAGTTCATTCAGAGTCACAGCTTGCATCTTTATTTTCTCACCTTACCGGACTATTTTAAAATGCAGAACAGTCTGAAACTTCTAAAGGATTTTCCTGAAGAAACAAAACAGGCGCTGGAGATTCGTGCATTCGGTAATAAGCTGATTGAAGTGATCGGCGGACGGTCAATCCACCCCATGAATTCCGCTGTGGGTGGGTTCATGAAAAATCCTGATGAGCGGGAATTGACAATCCTTTTAAAACAGATTGACCCTTTACTTGAAATCGGAGCAAAGATTACAGGAATATTTAATTCCTTGAAGTATCCCAAATTCTCCCGTAAAACCGAGTTTATTTCATTGACCAATAAAAAAGAATATCCGATCTATCAGGGCACGCTTACTTCTACTATAGATAAAGCGATAACCAAAGAAAAATTTATTAAGGAAGTAGAGGAAGAATACAGTAACTGGCAGAGAATTAAAAAGACCAAACTTTACGGCAAGATCTATATGGTCGGCGCATTGGCGCGTCTCAACGTGAACCGGAATCTTTTAAAACCGAAAGCCAAAGCACTACTGAACGCATCTGGGATTGAGTTTCCTTCATACAATACCTTCCATAATATTTTGGGGCAAATGATTGAGACGGTTAACGGTTTGGAAGAATGTAAAACACTGATCAATCAGTATTTGAAGATGAAGGGATCCTGCCTGGTAAGAAAGTACGAAATAAAAGCCGGTACCGGAATAGGTGTAATTGAGGCACCACGCGGAACCCTCTTTCATGTATACGAAATAGATAAACTGGGTTTCCTAAAGAACGTGAATATTATTACCCCTACCGCTCAGTTTGTGAATAACTTGGAGGAAGATATCAAAGCATTTCTTCCGGACATACATAATGTATCCTCTCAAGCGTCCAGAAGAAAAATTAAAATGCTGGTGCGTGCTTATGATCCATGCATGACTTGCGCCACTCATTAG
- the tgt gene encoding tRNA guanosine(34) transglycosylase Tgt: MNNFKLIKKDKKTLARKGILHTAHGELETPFFMPIATKASVKALSSEDILDLKSGIILSNTYHLYLRPGMPVIKKAGGLHKFMNWPGAILTDSGGYQVFSLGSRKNPDKNMVKLSRKGVEFRSTYDGSKHMLTPEKVIKIQETIGSDIMMVLDECPAYPATKEKARISMELTTHWAGRAKKSHKKNKQMLFGIVQGSSYKDLRIQHANDLKNIGFDGYAIGGLAVGEPTEKMYEVLDWVIPELPEDKPRYLMGVGKPEQIYEAVKRGVDMFDCVIPTRNARHGLIYAWRNKNLKGKFYEEIRIKQSKYRLDMKPVDQQCDCVTCKNYSRSYLRHLFSAEEPLAYRLATIHNVNFYLELMQRIAKTI, from the coding sequence ATGAACAATTTTAAACTGATCAAGAAAGACAAAAAGACTCTTGCCAGAAAAGGAATCTTGCATACCGCGCACGGTGAATTAGAAACCCCGTTTTTCATGCCGATTGCTACCAAAGCTTCGGTCAAAGCGCTGAGCAGTGAAGACATTCTGGATCTCAAATCAGGAATTATTTTGAGCAACACATATCATCTGTATTTAAGGCCGGGCATGCCTGTGATCAAAAAGGCCGGCGGTTTGCACAAGTTTATGAACTGGCCAGGGGCGATCCTGACTGACTCCGGCGGATATCAGGTATTCTCTCTGGGTTCCAGAAAAAATCCTGACAAAAACATGGTGAAGCTTTCCAGAAAAGGCGTGGAATTCCGGTCAACCTACGACGGATCAAAACACATGCTGACTCCAGAAAAAGTGATTAAAATTCAGGAAACAATCGGCTCGGATATCATGATGGTTCTGGATGAATGTCCGGCTTATCCGGCGACAAAAGAAAAAGCCAGAATATCCATGGAGCTGACAACTCACTGGGCGGGGCGTGCAAAAAAATCCCACAAAAAAAATAAGCAGATGCTGTTCGGTATTGTACAAGGCTCTTCCTATAAAGATCTGCGTATTCAGCACGCAAATGATCTGAAAAATATTGGCTTTGACGGTTATGCCATCGGGGGTTTAGCGGTAGGTGAGCCGACAGAAAAAATGTACGAAGTGCTGGACTGGGTGATTCCGGAACTGCCGGAAGATAAACCGCGCTATCTGATGGGTGTCGGCAAACCGGAACAGATTTATGAAGCGGTGAAAAGGGGAGTAGATATGTTTGATTGTGTGATCCCAACCCGCAATGCTAGGCACGGCCTTATATATGCATGGCGCAATAAAAATTTGAAAGGAAAATTTTACGAGGAGATAAGAATCAAGCAGTCGAAGTATCGTTTGGATATGAAGCCGGTTGATCAGCAATGTGATTGTGTCACCTGCAAAAATTATTCCAGGAGTTATTTAAGACATCTTTTTTCGGCTGAAGAGCCTTTAGCTTACCGGCTCGCCACAATCCACAACGTGAATTTTTATCTGGAATTGATGCAAAGAATAGCTAAAACAATTTAA
- a CDS encoding HAD-IA family hydrolase, with product MIEKTDKNKDRLFLFDFDGVIVDSLKEATDAIGIFLSSFDIKKPTIDEVRRMYHKNIFDSFRELGVPDDGYPKLYSIIKERSVQYNSRIPLYEGANDLLSALKDETIYIVSSSSTRAMKKYLKKYNLLGHFKEILGAENGTSKVEKISKILAKENPDLERTYFVTDTTGDIKEGKKAGVKTIAVGWGYHFPEDLQAENPDYLFLTMEDFIKAIPGL from the coding sequence ATGATAGAAAAAACTGATAAAAATAAAGATCGACTTTTTTTATTTGACTTTGACGGAGTAATTGTGGACAGCCTGAAGGAAGCCACGGATGCGATCGGAATATTTTTAAGCTCTTTTGATATTAAAAAACCGACTATTGATGAAGTCAGGCGGATGTATCATAAAAACATTTTTGATTCTTTCCGAGAATTGGGTGTACCAGATGATGGATATCCGAAACTATATTCCATAATCAAAGAAAGAAGCGTGCAGTATAACAGCCGGATCCCGCTGTATGAAGGAGCTAATGATTTATTATCGGCACTAAAAGATGAGACAATATATATCGTCAGTTCCAGTTCAACGAGAGCGATGAAAAAATACTTAAAAAAATATAATCTATTAGGTCATTTTAAGGAAATACTAGGCGCAGAAAACGGCACGTCAAAAGTAGAAAAGATAAGTAAAATTTTGGCAAAGGAAAATCCTGATCTGGAGAGAACCTATTTTGTAACTGATACAACCGGCGACATTAAAGAGGGGAAAAAAGCAGGAGTAAAAACAATAGCTGTTGGTTGGGGTTATCACTTTCCGGAAGATCTTCAAGCAGAAAACCCGGACTATTTATTTTTGACTATGGAAGACTTTATCAAGGCAATACCGGGATTATGA